The following coding sequences are from one Pseudomonas mendocina window:
- a CDS encoding TetR/AcrR family transcriptional regulator, whose product MRYSEDHKAKTHQRIIEEAALRFRRDGVGATGLQPLMKALGLTHGGFYAHFKSKDDLVETALQHAVQTLESSTAEALEGAESPLQLFIQRYLSDLHRTNPGAGCPLPTMSAELGQRGEPSATTDAMVRNRLALIEKNLEGEDAEDESVLMLSAMVGALLLSRSVKDPELSDRLLKTTRRLLIEQAQKP is encoded by the coding sequence ATGCGCTATTCGGAAGACCACAAGGCCAAGACCCATCAACGCATCATCGAAGAAGCCGCCCTGCGCTTTCGCCGCGATGGCGTCGGTGCCACCGGCCTGCAGCCGCTGATGAAGGCCCTGGGCCTGACCCATGGCGGCTTCTATGCCCACTTCAAGTCCAAGGACGATCTGGTGGAAACTGCCCTGCAACATGCCGTGCAGACGCTGGAAAGCAGCACGGCCGAAGCGCTGGAAGGCGCCGAATCACCGTTGCAGCTGTTCATCCAACGCTACCTGTCCGACCTGCATCGCACCAATCCTGGCGCCGGCTGCCCGTTGCCGACCATGTCCGCAGAACTGGGCCAACGTGGCGAACCCAGCGCCACTACCGATGCGATGGTGCGCAATCGCCTGGCGCTGATCGAGAAAAACCTGGAAGGCGAGGATGCGGAAGACGAAAGCGTGCTGATGCTCTCGGCCATGGTCGGCGCCCTGCTGCTGTCGCGCAGCGTCAAGGATCCGGAGCTGTCCGACCGTTTGCTGAAAACGACCCGCCGCCTGCTGATAGAGCAGGCGCAGAAGCCGTAA
- a CDS encoding PaaI family thioesterase, with amino-acid sequence MTALSRDARLAAWIAEEQAVRNQLAAPGTLSLAEVAAMTPMDFFDGIGRGDLPSPPINAVLDFTPVQWASGLFVFQGAPDQRHYNPLGSVHGGYIATLLDSCMGCAVHTLLKPGQGYTTADLRVSYIRALRSEAGPVRAEGRIIHLGRSTALAEGRLYDVDERLYAVASTTCLILDMNAPRQNIDAGVR; translated from the coding sequence ATGACCGCCTTATCTCGAGATGCCCGCCTCGCCGCCTGGATTGCCGAAGAACAGGCGGTGCGCAACCAGCTCGCCGCACCCGGCACCCTCAGCCTGGCGGAAGTAGCCGCCATGACGCCGATGGATTTCTTCGACGGCATCGGCCGTGGCGACCTGCCCTCACCACCGATCAACGCCGTACTCGATTTCACCCCGGTGCAATGGGCCAGCGGCCTGTTCGTCTTCCAGGGCGCCCCCGACCAGCGCCACTACAACCCACTGGGCAGCGTGCACGGTGGTTACATCGCCACCCTGCTCGACTCCTGCATGGGCTGCGCCGTGCACACCTTGCTCAAACCCGGCCAGGGTTACACCACTGCCGACCTGCGGGTGAGCTACATCCGCGCGCTACGCAGTGAAGCCGGCCCGGTACGCGCCGAGGGCCGGATCATCCACCTCGGTCGCTCCACTGCATTGGCCGAAGGTCGTCTGTATGACGTCGACGAGCGTCTCTACGCCGTTGCCTCCACCACCTGCCTGATCCTGGACATGAACGCCCCGCGCCAGAACATCGACGCAGGTGTAAGATGA
- a CDS encoding Bcr/CflA family efflux MFS transporter → MQPSRVLLVILMLLTALGETSTQLLIPALGEMELGLHAKPGSSLLALSLFVGAFGLGQLLLGPLSDRLGRRPVLLTGLSLYLLATLGMLLAPNIEVLIGMRVLQGLGACAALVLARAIVRDVWQEQAGPALALTVLGMFAAIVLSPVVGGLLTQYGGWRAPLLATVVLGSLALLSVFTSYRESHLQRDPQAGRLNGLWASYRQVWPSCRALALTIACTYGSMFVVVAGSSSVYIGLLGLSAAQYGLTFALIVSGLLGGALFTLRNVQRLGPQRVVGIGVALVLLGSLLTLALYLLFGLSLLGLSLPQVLVTLGGGMLLPAAVAGAVIPNPQRAGLAAGLMGFSQMAGATLAGLLLSALQDGSAWPMVALNALFAVLAFLFFHLLRTRPAVTAAVAGKLP, encoded by the coding sequence ATGCAGCCTTCCCGTGTTCTGTTGGTCATCCTGATGCTGCTCACCGCATTGGGTGAAACCTCCACGCAGTTACTGATTCCCGCGCTGGGAGAAATGGAGCTCGGACTGCATGCCAAGCCTGGCAGCAGCCTGCTGGCGCTGTCGCTGTTCGTCGGTGCCTTTGGTCTTGGCCAGTTGCTGCTGGGGCCGCTGTCGGATCGGCTGGGACGGCGTCCGGTACTGCTCACCGGTTTGAGCCTTTATCTGCTGGCGACCCTGGGCATGCTGCTGGCGCCGAACATCGAGGTGCTGATCGGCATGCGTGTGCTGCAAGGGCTGGGGGCCTGCGCGGCACTGGTGCTGGCGCGGGCCATTGTGCGTGATGTGTGGCAGGAGCAGGCGGGTCCGGCCCTGGCGCTGACCGTGCTGGGCATGTTCGCGGCCATCGTGCTGTCGCCGGTGGTCGGTGGCCTGCTGACCCAGTACGGCGGCTGGCGCGCGCCACTGCTGGCGACTGTGGTGCTCGGTAGCCTGGCGTTGCTCTCCGTGTTCACCAGCTACCGCGAGAGCCATCTGCAGCGCGATCCCCAGGCTGGTCGGCTCAACGGCCTGTGGGCCAGTTACCGGCAGGTGTGGCCCAGTTGCCGTGCTCTGGCGCTGACCATCGCCTGCACGTACGGCTCGATGTTCGTCGTGGTGGCCGGCTCGTCCTCGGTGTACATCGGCCTGCTGGGGCTGAGTGCCGCGCAATACGGGCTGACCTTCGCCCTGATCGTTTCCGGCCTGCTCGGTGGTGCGTTATTCACCCTGCGCAATGTGCAGCGTCTGGGGCCGCAACGTGTGGTGGGTATCGGTGTGGCGCTGGTGCTGCTTGGGTCGCTGCTGACCCTGGCGCTCTACCTGCTGTTCGGCCTCTCGCTGCTGGGACTGTCGCTGCCGCAGGTGCTGGTGACGCTGGGTGGCGGTATGTTGCTGCCGGCCGCCGTGGCCGGTGCGGTGATTCCCAATCCGCAGCGCGCCGGATTGGCGGCAGGATTGATGGGCTTCTCGCAAATGGCGGGCGCCACCCTGGCTGGTCTGCTGCTGAGCGCGCTGCAGGATGGCTCTGCCTGGCCTATGGTTGCCTTGAATGCGCTGTTCGCCGTGCTGGCGTTTCTGTTCTTCCACCTTCTGCGCACCCGCCCAGCCGTTACGGCTGCGGTGGCCGGCAAACTTCCCTGA
- the lpdA gene encoding dihydrolipoyl dehydrogenase, whose protein sequence is MSSYDVVIIGAGPGGYNAAIRAGQLGLKVACVEGRETLGGTCLNVGCMPSKALLHASELYEAAADGELSALGVEVTPTLNLVQMMKQKADSVEALTKGVEFLFRKNKVEWVKGWGRIDGPGRVQVKLSEGGERVLETKNIVIATGSEPTPLPGVTIDNARILDSTGALSLAEVPKHLVVIGAGVIGLELGSVWRRLGSQVTVVEYLDRICPGLDGETAKTLQRTLSKQGMSFKLGTKVTGAKAGKSGVSLNLEAAAGGAAQTLEADYVLVAIGRRPYTKDLGLESVGLNTDKRGMLGNDKHQSGVPGVWVIGDVTSGPMLAHKAEDEAVACIERIAGHAAEVNYGVIPGVIYTRPEVASVGKGEEELKAEGRAYKVGKFPFTANSRAKINHETEGFVKILADANTDQILGVHMIGPSVGELIGEYCVAMEFSASAEDIALTCHPHPTRSEAGRQAAMGVHGWTMQA, encoded by the coding sequence ATGAGCAGCTATGACGTGGTCATCATCGGCGCCGGCCCTGGCGGTTACAACGCCGCGATTCGTGCCGGCCAATTGGGTCTCAAGGTGGCCTGTGTGGAAGGGCGCGAAACGCTGGGCGGCACCTGTCTGAACGTCGGCTGCATGCCGTCCAAGGCCTTGTTGCATGCCTCCGAACTCTACGAGGCGGCGGCCGATGGCGAGCTCAGTGCATTGGGCGTTGAGGTCACCCCGACGCTCAACCTGGTGCAGATGATGAAGCAGAAGGCCGACAGCGTCGAAGCGCTGACCAAGGGCGTGGAGTTCCTGTTTCGCAAGAACAAGGTGGAGTGGGTCAAGGGCTGGGGACGTATCGATGGCCCTGGGCGGGTGCAGGTCAAGCTGAGCGAGGGCGGCGAGCGCGTGCTGGAGACGAAGAACATCGTCATCGCTACTGGCTCCGAGCCGACGCCGTTGCCAGGTGTGACCATCGACAATGCACGCATTCTCGACTCCACCGGCGCGCTGTCGCTGGCGGAGGTGCCCAAGCATCTGGTGGTGATCGGTGCGGGTGTGATCGGCCTGGAACTGGGCTCGGTATGGCGCCGTCTGGGCAGTCAGGTCACCGTGGTGGAATACCTCGACCGCATCTGCCCAGGCCTGGACGGCGAGACCGCCAAGACCTTGCAGCGTACCCTGAGCAAACAGGGTATGAGCTTCAAGCTCGGCACCAAGGTCACCGGCGCCAAGGCTGGCAAGTCAGGCGTCAGCCTGAACCTGGAGGCGGCAGCCGGTGGCGCGGCGCAAACCCTGGAAGCCGATTACGTGCTGGTGGCCATTGGCAGGCGGCCCTACACCAAAGACCTCGGCCTGGAGAGCGTCGGCCTGAATACCGACAAGCGCGGCATGCTCGGCAATGACAAGCACCAGAGCGGCGTGCCCGGTGTGTGGGTGATCGGCGACGTCACTTCCGGGCCGATGCTCGCGCACAAGGCCGAAGATGAGGCCGTGGCCTGCATCGAACGCATCGCCGGGCATGCGGCGGAGGTCAACTACGGGGTGATTCCCGGCGTGATCTACACCCGTCCGGAGGTGGCCAGCGTCGGCAAGGGCGAGGAGGAACTGAAGGCCGAAGGCCGTGCCTACAAGGTCGGCAAGTTTCCCTTCACCGCCAACAGCCGGGCGAAGATCAACCACGAGACCGAAGGTTTCGTGAAGATTCTCGCCGACGCCAATACCGACCAGATTCTCGGCGTGCACATGATCGGCCCGAGCGTGGGCGAGTTGATCGGCGAGT